The following are encoded together in the Citrus sinensis cultivar Valencia sweet orange chromosome 1, DVS_A1.0, whole genome shotgun sequence genome:
- the LOC127898928 gene encoding uncharacterized protein LOC127898928 isoform X3, with translation MNTKFLFAKVFGVNSKFCWSWDCFSHKPIPPGGELMKLDYQRKVAMLNKQKKRGTNSEALEKIKAAVSHLHTRYIVDMQSMDSTVLEINRLRDEQLYPKLVQLVDGFDQCV, from the exons ATGAATACGAAATTTCTCTTTGCCAAAGTTTTTGGAGTCAACTCGAAGTTCTGCTGGAGCTGGGATTGTTTTTCCCATAAACCTATTCCGCCTGGAG GTGAACTTATGAAACTTGACTACCAAAGAAAGGTTGCTATGCTTAACAAGCAAAAGAAACGAGGTACTAACTCTGAAGCACtggagaaaataaaagcagcAGTCAGTCATCTGCATACAAGATATATTGTCGATATGCAATCCATGGATTCAACAGTTCTCGAAATAAATCGTTTACGAGATGAGCAGCTATATCCAAAACTTGTTCAGCTTGTTGATGG atttgatcaatgtgTTTGA
- the LOC127898928 gene encoding protein ALTERED PHOSPHATE STARVATION RESPONSE 1-like isoform X2 has protein sequence MNTKFLFAKVFGVNSKFCWSWDCFSHKPIPPGGELMKLDYQRKVAMLNKQKKRGTNSEALEKIKAAVSHLHTRYIVDMQSMDSTVLEINRLRDEQLYPKLVQLVDGMALMWGTIPFLRFDQCV, from the exons ATGAATACGAAATTTCTCTTTGCCAAAGTTTTTGGAGTCAACTCGAAGTTCTGCTGGAGCTGGGATTGTTTTTCCCATAAACCTATTCCGCCTGGAG GTGAACTTATGAAACTTGACTACCAAAGAAAGGTTGCTATGCTTAACAAGCAAAAGAAACGAGGTACTAACTCTGAAGCACtggagaaaataaaagcagcAGTCAGTCATCTGCATACAAGATATATTGTCGATATGCAATCCATGGATTCAACAGTTCTCGAAATAAATCGTTTACGAGATGAGCAGCTATATCCAAAACTTGTTCAGCTTGTTGATGG GATGGCATTAATGTGGGGGACCATCCCATTTCTGAG atttgatcaatgtgTTTGA
- the LOC127898928 gene encoding protein ALTERED PHOSPHATE STARVATION RESPONSE 1-like isoform X1, with the protein MNTKFLFAKVFGVNSKFCWSWDCFSHKPIPPGGELMKLDYQRKVAMLNKQKKRGTNSEALEKIKAAVSHLHTRYIVDMQSMDSTVLEINRLRDEQLYPKLVQLVDGMALMWGTIPFLRFVPVWRTSNFSFDQCV; encoded by the exons ATGAATACGAAATTTCTCTTTGCCAAAGTTTTTGGAGTCAACTCGAAGTTCTGCTGGAGCTGGGATTGTTTTTCCCATAAACCTATTCCGCCTGGAG GTGAACTTATGAAACTTGACTACCAAAGAAAGGTTGCTATGCTTAACAAGCAAAAGAAACGAGGTACTAACTCTGAAGCACtggagaaaataaaagcagcAGTCAGTCATCTGCATACAAGATATATTGTCGATATGCAATCCATGGATTCAACAGTTCTCGAAATAAATCGTTTACGAGATGAGCAGCTATATCCAAAACTTGTTCAGCTTGTTGATGG GATGGCATTAATGTGGGGGACCATCCCATTTCTGAGGTTTGTACCAGTTTGGAGAACTAGTAATTTCTC atttgatcaatgtgTTTGA
- the LOC107177951 gene encoding uncharacterized protein LOC107177951 produces the protein MRIVSWNARGMGNDQAFREAKKILQLHRPQIMFLCETKLLSGQMQDKGIYGHPESDKKEHTWTLMRRLAGLSSLPWLCFGDFNEILHLKEKTGKKDRSVLAEPDAETLETWTSDHNPILFSYKRMWKDTDPVTVFKKAAKESLAELKLWSKQAFGGREKKLKKLLAELKTYKDNNNHYSSGDQVKLLERQIDDLLIDEEIYWRQRSRAVWLQEGDKNTKFFHSKASARKRKNWISGIVDENNRWSEKAEDIERMFCEYYHNLFTSTNPSQQHLELALRNMPHKVSAEMNSHLDQPFTEADILEALSQMHPTKAPGPDGLPTAFFQKHWASVSEGVIATCLHILNEGGNIAPLNHTFICLILKIAKPRTVMEYRPISLCNVIYRIIAKTIANRLKLILESVILPTQSAFVPNRLITDNIIVGYECLHKIRHSKNKKNGLVALKLDISKAYDMVEWEFLRCTLGMLGFSHKWVELVMRCISTTSFSVLINGVAKGLIQLKRGLRQGCPLSPYLFIICAFTNLLHQAEANQLIHGLKFNRNLSITHILFADDSLVFTRATKEDCTNLKQLFDCYAAASGKIFNFEKSFMFFSDNAKQGQIATIKDIFQLQEKRSIHWSKWERMCQAKKRGDLGFRDLSSFNQALVAKQSWRIIQAPESLLARVMKEKYFRHSGFMEAQVGSNPSYIWRSILWGREVIHKGLRWRIRDGKLVKVYQSGWLPRPETFKPISPPSLPLDTTVSVLIDEDHCWRDDAIRKHFHQEDAAQILKIPLPRQPSLDQVLWHYDKKGNYSVKSGYQLALQMKFPNRPSSSKEGKSSWSSIWYLQIPEKNKKEDSQLSVAGAEAIVQSYKRIQMPQLQAISDQNLASQEHWNCPPAGWFKVNVDAAVKIDNQRVGLGIVIRNSEGKLITAAIKPSKWLDRMDYAEAEATRFGLEVAEIAGCLPLIVETDSKEVSNLVSARKSTKAEIFWIVSEVQETMERLKHVKLQHLPRTCNGFAHTLAKLALNYNDCVIWEDNIPTHLLYLFTELND, from the exons ATGAGGATTGTATCCTGGAATGCTCGGGGGATGGGGAATGACCAAGCATTCCGTGAAGCTAAAAAAATTCTCCAGTTGCACAGGCCACAGATTATGTTTCTCTGTGAAACGAAGCTGCTGTCTGGGCAAATGCAAGATAAAG GAATATATGGGCATCCTGAATCAGATAAAAAAGAACATACTTGGACGTTGATGCGAAGGTTAGCTGGTCTTTCCTCCCTGCCGTGGCTTTGTTTTGGAGATTTTAATGAGATATTACACCTGAAGGAGAAGACTGGAAAGAAAGATAGGAGTGTGCTTGCT GAACCAGATGCTGAGACTTTGGAGACTTGGACTTCTGATCATAACCCAATTTTGTTTTCG TACAAGAGAATGTGGAAAGATACAGACCCTGTTACTGTTTTTAAAAAGGCAGCGAAGGAGTCTTTGGCTGAATTGAAACTCTGGAGTAAACAAGCTTTTGGAGGGAGAGAGAAGAAGCTAAAGAAGTTGTTGGCTGAATTGAAAACCTATAAGGACAACAACAATCATTATAGCAGTGGCGATCAAGTAAAGCTCTTGGAAAGACAAATAGATGATTTGCTCATAGATGAAGAGATCTATTGGAGACAGAGGTCTAGAGCAGTATGGCTGCAAGAAGGGGATAAAAACACTAAGTTTTTCCATTCCAAAGCTTCAGCtcggaaaaggaaaaattggatcagtggaattgttgatgaaaATAACAGATGGTCTGAGAAAGCAGAGGATATCGAGAGAATGTTTTGCGAATATTACCATAATCTCTTCACATCAACAAATCCCTCCCAACAGCACCTGGAGCTAGCCCTCAGAAACATGCCTCACAAAGTTTCAGCAGAAATGAATTCCCATTTGGACCAGCCTTTCACAGAAGCAGATATTCTAGAGGCCCTGAGTCAGATGCATCCGACGAAAGCCCCTGGCCCAGATGGCCTCCCAACAGCTTTTTTCCAGAAGCATTGGGCATCAGTCAGCGAAGGAGTGATAGCCACATGCCTGCACATCCTCAATGAGGGAGGTAATATAGCTCCTCTGAACCATACTTTCATTTGCTTAATCCTCAAAATTGCAAAGCCTAGGACAGTGATGGAGTATAGACCGATCAGTCTATGTAATGTTATCTATAGGATCATTGCAAAAACTATAGCGAATAGGCTGAAGTTAATCCTAGAGTCTGTAATTTTACCAACTCAGAGTGCCTTTGTACCAAATAGGCTCATAACCGATAATATAATTGTTGGGTATGAGTGTCTTCATAAGATTAGGCATagcaagaataaaaagaatggTCTAGTGGCTTTGAAATTAGACATTAGCAAAGCATATGATATGGTGGAGTGGGAATTTTTAAGATGCACTTTGGGAATGTTGGGCTTTTCTCACAAATGGGTAGAGCTGGTCATGAGATGCATATCTACAACATCCTTCTCTGTGCTAATCAATGGGGTAGCAAAAGGCCTTATCCAGCTTAAAAGAGGCTTAAGACAAGGATGCCCTCTCTCGCCATATTTGTTCATCATCTGTGCTTTCACAAATCTTCTGCACCAAGCTGAAGCAAATCAGCTTATTCATGGCTTAAAATTCAACAGGAACTTGTCTATTACTCACATTCTTTTTGCAGATGATAGCTTGGTTTTCACAAGAGCCACTAAGGAAGATTGTACGAATCTAAAGCAGCTTTTTGATTGCTATGCTGCTGCCTCAGGgaaaatcttcaattttgaaaagtcTTTCATGTTCTTCAGTGACAATGCCAAGCAAGGGCAGATAGCGACTATTAAGgatatttttcaacttcag gagaaaagatCTATTCACTGGTCCAAGTGGGAAAGAATGTGTCAAGCAAAAAAGAGAGGGGATTTGGGCTTCCGAGATTTGTCCAGTTTCAACCAAGCACTAGTAGCAAAGCAGAGCTGGAGGATCATCCAAGCACCAGAATCGCTTTTAGCTAGGGTGATGaaggaaaaatatttcagGCATTCAGGTTTTATGGAAGCACAAGTTGGTTCAAACCCCTCTTATATATGGAGGAGCATATTGTGGGGAAGAGAGGTTATTCATAAGGGCCTTAGATGGAGAATTAGAGATGGAAAGCTGGTGAAAGTGTACCAAAGTGGCTGGTTACCAAGACCAGAAACGTTCAAACCAATATCGCCTCCAAGCCTTCCCCTGGACACAACTGTGTCAGTTTTGATTGATGAAGATCACTGCTGGAGAGATGATGCAATAAGAAAACATTTCCATCAAGAAGATGCTGCACAAATTCTAAAAATCCCTCTGCCAAGACAACCAAGTCTAGACCAAGTTTTGTGGCATTATGACAAGAAGGGTAATTACTCAGTCAAGAGTGGTTATCAATTAGCTCTACAAATGAAGTTCCCAAACAGGCCTAGCAGCTCAAAGGAAGGCAAAAGTTCATGGAGCTCAATTTGGTATCTGCAAATTCCGGAGAAA aacAAAAAGGAAGATTCCCAACTATCAGTAGCTGGAGCTGAAGCAATAGTTCAGTCCTATAAAAGAATCCAAATGCCACAATTGCAAGCAATTTCAGATCAAAATTTGGCATCCCAAGAGCATTGGAATTGCCCTCCTGCAGGTTGGTTCAAGGTAAATGTTGATGCAGCTGTAAAGATAGACAATCAGAGAGTGGGGTTGGGCATCGTAATTAGAAACTCAGAGGGCAAACTCATCACAGCAGCCATAAAGCCATCAAAATGGCTTGATAGAATGGATTATGCAGAAGCCGAAGCAACAAGATTCGGGCTGGAAGTAGCTGAAATTGCAGGGTGTCTACCCTTGATTGTTGAGACAGATTCAAAAGAAGTATCAAATTTAGTTTCAGCTAGAAAAAGCACAAAAGCTGAGATTTTTTGGATTGTTTCTGAGGTTCAagagacgatggaaaggctaAAGCATGTCAAGTTACAGCACTTACCAAGAACTTGTAATGGTTTTGCTCACACACTTGCTAAGCTAGCTTTAAACTACAATGATTGTGTAATTTGGGAGGATAATATTCCAACCCATCTTTTGTATCTATTCACAGAGTTGAATGATTGA